The DNA window AGGGGCTGGCCCGCCAGGAGAAACGCGGCAAGGCGCGGGCGGGCTGGTACGTGAGCGAGGAAGCCGACCCTGCCTTCGCACGGGTGAAGATGGCGGCGGACATCGGCACCGACCTGCGCCACCTGTCCGAACGCCAGCGGCAGAACTCGGCGTACCGCAAGCAGATCCTCGACGCCTGGAGTGCCGCCTGCACGGCCGCCTACCAGCTCGGCTTCGATCGCAACGCGGCGACCGGGCGATTCGTCCAGCAACTGCTGCTGGGCGAGGTGCCCGCGTTTCGCGGTGAGTCGATCAAGATCAATCGATCGACCCTCTACAACTGGCAGCGGCGGTACCAGGCCGGCGGTCTGGCGGCGCTGGCCGACGCGCGGGGAACGCAACAGGCGGCGGAGGCCGCGGCCAAGGCGGACGATCCGTTCTTCGCCCGGGTGAAGGAGCTGTACCTGACGCAGAACCGGCCGAGCCTGGCGGACTGCGTGAAGTTCGCGTCGATCGACGCGCGCAAGCGTGGCTGGCCGGTGCACAACTACAAGGCGTGCCAGCGGATGATCGCCGCCATTCCCCGCCAGGTCGTGATCCTGATGCGCGAGGGGGAGAAGGCCCATTACGACAAGTGCGAACCGCCGATCGTCCGCGACTACTACGGCCTGCGGAGCAACTCGATCTGGTGCGCGGACCATCACACGCTCGACATCCAGTGCGCCGTGCCGGACGGCAAGGGCGGGATGAAGCACGCCCGGCCGACGCTCAGCGGGTTCGAGGATCTGCGCAGCCGGATGATCGTCGGGTGGCAGATCTCCGCCGCCGCCCCCAACGCCGACGTGATCCTGGCGAGCTTCGAGGCAGCGGCCGGCGAGTGCGGCCTCCCCGACCAGGTGCTGATCGACAACGGCAAGGACTTCGACAGCCGCACGCTCCAGGGCGTGACCAAGAAGGAGCGCCGCGAGGGGGCCGCGCCCGACCGGGTGATCGGTGCCTTCGTGCTGTGCGGTGTGAACGTGGCGCACGCCAAGCCGTACGCGCCCAAGAGCAAGCCGATCGAGCGGGCGTTCGGGACTGTGGCCAAGGGGTTCAGCAAGTGGTGGTCGACCTACACCGGCGGGACGACGGCGACCAAGCCCGAGGGGCTGGCCGACGCGATGAAGGCCGGCAAGGCCCCGACGCTGGAGGAGCTGCGCGAGAGTTTCGCGGAGTGGCTGGCGGCGGGCTACCACGATTGCGTGCACACCGGCCACGCGATGGACGGCCAGACGCCGCGTGAGGCGTTCGCCGCCAACCTGGACCGCAAGCGGACGATGGAGCGGGATCTGCTCTCGTTCGCCTGCCTGCCGCGGTACGGGCCGCTGAAGGTCGGCCGCCAGGGTGTGACCTGGAAGGGCATGTTCTTCGGTGCCTTCGATTCGAACGTACAGGCGCTGTACGGCAAGCAAGTGCTGATCGCCGTCGGCGACAACCTGAGCGAGGGCGTCTACGTGCTGGACCTGGACGGCCGGCTGGTGTGCAAGGCCCCGCCGAATCTCCGGCTGCCGTTCAACGCCGACAAGGAGACGCTGCGCGAGGCGACGAAGCTGCAGAAGCAGGTGCGGAAGCTCAAGAAGGACTACGTGGACAACCGGCCGAAGATGGCCCTGGACCCGCTGCAGATGCTCGGCGAGCTTGCGGCGGAGAAGGCTTTGGCCGCCCAGCCGAAATCCGAGGACCCGCCGCCGAGCATTGCCCCCCATCGAACCGCGTTCGACGACCAGTTGCCGCAGATTCGAGAGGCGTTCGAAACGCCTGCGCGGCAGGCGGTCGGAGCGGAGTCGGTGCCCCTGCCGTCGCGGTTCTCTTACGAAAGCAAAACGACCGGCGGCGACGCCGGCGACCAGACCGCCGGACCATCGCTGCGCGACTACCTCGCGCTGCGTCAACGGGAGGAGGAGTCATGAATGACGCCAAAGCCCGCGACGCGCTGATCGGCCGGGAACGTATCAGAGGAGCGTCAAGGATGATCGCTGAAGGCACGGAGGCTGCCTCGGTTACACCCGAGCAGATTAGCCAAGTCGCGCAGGACGTGGAGCTGTTCGTCCGCGCTCACAAGATTGACCGCAAGGCCGTCGCCAAAGCCCTGGGCTATTCGCCCGGGGTGATTTCCGAGTTCCTCAAAGGAGGATACGCCGGGAACAAGGGCCTGGTCGCGATCCAACTGGAGCAGTGGCTCGTTGAGGAGGAGGAACGCCGAAGCCGGCCGACCACCACGCAGTTCGTCTGGACGAACGTGGCGATGGAGATCAAGGCGGCGGCGAACTACTGCCTGGACTACCGAAAGATCGGCCTCGTGTTCGGGCCGGATACCGCCGGCCTGGGCAAGACAACGGCGCTCCGTGCGATCCACCAGGAGCTCGGCCCCAGGCGGTCGAGCCTGGTGACCATCGACAAGGTGGACGCCAACCCGACCGGTCTGCTCAAGAAGATCAGCGTGGGAATGCACATTGAGGACCGGGGAAGCAACCGCGCCCGCTTCGAGCGGATCGTGGAGAAGCTCAACGGCCGCTCGCACCTGCTGCTGGTCGACCAGGTCCACAACCTGCGCGAGGCCAAGGGGGACAAGCCGCTCTACATCCTGGCGGACCTGTACGACGCTACGCAGACGGCCCAGCTCTGGAGCGGCACGGCCGACCTGGTGACCTACCTCGACCGCCAGCGTTCAAAGGCGGCGGACGAGTCGTTGGCGCAGATCCGCAGCCGGATCATGCCTTGCATCGACTTGATGGCTGGCGTGCGTCACGGCGGCGGCGACAACGGCGAGCCGCTGGTGACGATCGAGCAGGTAGTTGAGATGTTCGCCAAGAACAAGCTCCGCCTGGTGCCGACCACCGCGCGGTTCCTGTGCAAGCTGGCCAACCTGCCGGACAGCGGCGGCATCCGGTTGTGCGTCCAGATCGTCGAGTACGCCACGATGATGGGGGAGATCTCCGGGGCCAAGTCGATCGACGTGCCGCTTCTCCAGGCGGCGATGCGTCGGAGCCTGTTGCAGAGCCGGGCCGAGGCGCTGCTGTCGCACACCCTCAACGAGTTGCCCATGCGGGCGGCAAGGACGGCATGACCCTCAGGCAACGCATTGAGGCAGCAAACGCTGCCGTCCTGAACGCGGGCACCCGTGTCCGCCAGCTTCATCATTTCTACGGAATGGATGAGCTTCTGAGGCACGGGGCGTCCGAGTTCGAAGCGATCGATGAGCTCGAAGTGCTGATCGACGAGTTGGTCGCCATGAGAGACGTTGGCGACAACAGCGACGTGATGGCGGCTGCGCTTCGCATCTGTGCGGCGAGCCTCTTTCTCTCTTCCTTAGGCGCAATGCGCGGCGTGATCCCGACCGAATCGCTAGTCCATGCGCCACTCGATTTGAGTCGTCCGCAGGATCGAAGTCACAACGAAGGCGAGGGCTGATCATGCCGACCAACCCACAACTCAAGATCCTCCACATCGCCGCCCGCCAGGTGGGCCTGATCGTCGGGAATGACTCGGTCCGCTGGCGCCTGCTCCTGCGCAACGTCGGGGACGTTGATTCGAGCAAGAGCCTGGACAACGCCGGCGTCGAGGACGTCATGGCGGTGATGGAGGACATGGGCTTCATCGACATTCGCGGGGCCGGTTACTGGAGCGGCAAGGTGCGCCGCCGCAACTGCGCGTGCGGGGAGCGGATGGCTCGGAAGATCGAGCAGCTCGCCGCCGGCAGCCGGTACGCGCTGGGGGCGATGTGCCGCCGGATGAGCCGCAACCGCACGGAGTACGTCGGCGAGCTGACCCCGCGCGAGGCGTGGGAGCTGATCGAAGCCTACAAGGCGGCGAACGAACGGGACCGCGTCCAGCCGCCCCTGTTCGACGCTTCGCCCTATCGAACTTCTCGCAAGGATGCGCCCCCTGGGGCCACTCGGGAGGAAGCCGGCACGGACGCCGGCACCGGTCTTTCAGTCCAGGTCCAGGAGGACGAAGAGGTCCCTTTCTAAGGAGTCGCCATGTCCGTTGTCGCATTGCCGATCGTGAGCGCCGCCGATGCGGTGCTGAGCCTGCGCGGCTCATTCTGCCCGGGCTGCCGGGGCCGCAAGAAGCCGAAGCAGACGGTGTGCTTCGAGTGCTATTCGAAGCTGTCGCGACCCCAGCGGCAGAACCTCTACAAGCGGGTGGGCAGCGGCTATGAAGCCGCCGTCGCCAGCGCGTTGCAAACGCTGGGCGTGGAGACGCTGGAGTGCAAATGAAGGTGACGATTATCGACCTCTGGCCGATTGAGGCAGTTTGCTCGATCTGCGGGGCGAACACACTTTCTCAATGGGGGGTACCGCGGCATAACGGTGACCTCGTCTCCAACCAGTGGAAGGGGGAATGGTCAGGTTCTCCGGCCTGCGAGCCGTGCTTCAAGGCTCATGCCGCAGGCCGCCTTGTGACATGTGATCACCTTTACGCGAGGTCCACGGATGGATCAGACCACACCCACCAGTAAACTCGCCGGGGCCGTTCATGCGGAGTATCGGGGCAAGCGCCGCGAGCAGATTCTCGCGCTGCTGGCCGTCGAGCCGCTCACCCTCTGGGAGGCCGCCCGCAAGCTCGGCGTCTTCGACCACCAGATCTCCGGCGTGTTCACCGCGCTGAACGCCGACGGCTTTATCGTGCGGTCGGGCGACCGCCGGGCCAAGCCGGAGACGGGCTGCCTGGCGGACGTCTGGCGGCTGGCCAGCGCCGCCGCCGCGATCGCCGCCGGCGACCCGGCCGCCACCTCGACGGCCGACCTGCTGTCGTCGCTGGGCTATCCCCTCACGCTGTTGATCGACGGCGATTTGTACGACCGCCAGGAGCTGCTGCCGAAGGAGGGTTACCCGGGCGTGCCGTACGCGCGGCGGACCGACCAGGGCGGGCTGCGGATCAACGTGCGGGTCGAGCTGATCGCCTGCCCCCATTGCGGCCGGCCGGTCCGCCAGGTGGACGCGGCGACGAAGCGATACGCCTGCGGTCGGCCGGAGTGTTACGCATTCTCCCCCAAGCATGTCCAGGAGCCCGGCCGAGGGCCGATGCTCGCATTGATCAAGGAGCGGTGATGGGTGTCACGTCGATCGAGTGGGCTCATTACACGTTCAACCCGTGGCGCGGATGCACCAAGGTGAGCGACGGCTGCAAGTTCTGCTACGCAGACCGGCAGAGCGCCCGCAATCCGAAGGTGCTCGGCATCTGGGGGCCGAACGGTACCAGGGCGATCGGGGCCGAGGCGTACTGGAAGCTGCCGTTCAAATGGAACGAGGAGGCGAAGGCCGCGGGCGAGCGCCGGCGGGTGTTCTGCGCCAGCCTGGCTGATTTCTTCGAGGGGCCGGAGACGATGCCGGCGGAGGCGGTGGAGGACGTGCGGATCTCGCGGCTGCGGACGTTCGACATCATCGACGCCACACCCTGGCTCGATTGGCTGCTGGTCACGAAGCGCCCGGAGAACGTGCGGGAGATGTGGCCCGGTGGTTATGAAACGCCCTTCGCAAGCATGCCGCCGGTTCTTACCCGCCGCCAGAACGTCTGGCTCCTGACCAGCGTCGAGGATCAGGAGACGGCTGACAAGCGGATTCCCGAGCTGCTCAAGTGTCGCGACCTCAGCCCGGTGCTTGGGCTATCGATGGAACCGATGCTCGGCCTGGTGGACCTGACCAAGGTTGCTGCGCGGAACCGCGATGGGGTGACCTACATGATCAACGCTGTCTCGGGGCTTCACGGCGTTTCACGCGGGCCGTTCCTCGACTGGGTGATCGTGGGAGGCGAGAGCGGTGCGAACGCCCGGCCGATGCACCCGAACTGGGTCCGGCACCTGTGCAAGCAATGCCTGGTGTGCGGGGTTCCGTTCTTCTTCAAGCAGTGGGGAGAGTTCGAGCCGGTCACGCCGCTCTATCACGGTCGAGACGACTCGGCGGAGAACGGCCGCGGGAATCTTGTCCAGGTCGACACCGCTGGCAGAATCTGGGGCGACGGCGATGGTCAACCGAATGACCTGCAGACGTGGCTGATGGAACGCGTCGGCAAGAAGGCGGCCGGCCGCGTGCTTGATGGTCAGACCTGGGACGAGTTGGCCTTGGTGGTGTGGTCATGACTGACGCCGAAGCCGACGCCATTCTCCTGCAGCTCATCCGCGCGTGGCTCTGCCGCGAGCCGATCGTGCCGATCGTCGGCGACGTTGAATGAGCTTCAAACCTAGTTCGAAGGTACTGCTGGCTGCCCGCCCAAGAGCGCGGCATCATCGGGGCATGAGCGACGCACCGAAGCGGCCGCAGACGGTCAAGAAGCATCGGTTCACCTACCGTCAACAATACGGGGTGATCGCGATCTGCAAGGACGAGCGGGATCAACGCCGGACGTACAACCGCCTGCTGAAGCAAGGGCTGAAGCTCAAGGTGGTGACCGTCTGATGCGAATCGAGATCCACAACCGGTGCAGTGACTTCTCCTCCTACCGCGCTGCGCGGGTCAAATCCCTTTTCAATTGTGCCAGCGGTGCCGACTTCCAGCTGTCGGCCGAGCTGCCGATCGAGCGCGACGACTGGCAGATCGGCGTCGTCGTCGGCCCGTCTGGTACCGGCAAGACGTCCATCGGGCGGACCATCTGGCCCGACGTTCCCTTCTACTCTCCCGCCTGGCCGGAACGCCGGCCGATCGTCGAGGCGATCGACCCCAGGGGCGACTTCGACCCCGTACCCGCAGCGCTCGCCGCCGTTGGCCTGGGCACCGTCCAGGCGTGGCTTCGGCCGTTCCCGATCCTGAGCAACGGCGAGCAGTTCAGGGCCAACCTGGCCAGGGTCGTCGTCGAGCGGCCGCCACGCGTCAAGCTGGACGAGTTCACCAGCGTGGTCGATCGACAGATCGCCAGGGTGGGCGCGCTGGCGTTTTCGAAGGCGTGGCGACGGGGCCGCGGCCAGGTGCTGATCCTCACGCCGCATTACGACGTGCTGGAGTGGCTGGAGCCGTGCTGGGTGTTCGACACCGGCACGGGCCGCTACTCCGGGAGGGGGCTTCGGCGACCCCGCATCGAGCTGGAAATCCGCCAGACAGACTGGCGTTACTGGCCCCTGTTTGAGCCGCATCACTATCTGAAGCTGCCGCGCATGATCGCCGCAACCAACTACGTCGGCACGGTCGACGGGGAGCTGGTGGCGCACGTGGCCGTCTCCACTAAGGCGGGCATGAAGGAAGCCCGGGCCAGCCGCCTGGTCGTCATGCCCGAATGGCAGGGCGCGGGCGTTGGCATGCGGTTCCTGAATGCGGTCTGTGAGTTGTGGAGGAAGGGGAGCAATCGTTACGGGCTGCCGATGCCGACGCTCTTCCATACCTCGCACCCGGGCCTGGCTGCTGGCCTGCGCAGGGATGCCAAGTGGGTGCAGGTGTCGGCGGTGCTTCACGGCGATAACCGCGCGCGGTCGAAGGCTTCCCTGGTCAAGAGCGGCTTCAAGGAAGGCGCTGGCTTCGGTGGCCACTTCCGCGCGGTGCAGGGTTTCAGGTACCTGGGTGAGTGAATGAAGATCTTCGTGGCCGGCCAGCAGTACTTCGGCGCTGAGGTCCTCCGCCTCTGCCTCGCCAACAGCTTCAGGGTCGTCGGTGCCTTTGCGCCCGAACGCTCGGTGGGCGGGCAAACCGATCGACTCCGCGCCGCGGCGGCTGAGGCGGGCGTGCCCTGTTCGAGCGAGCTGGCACCAGAGGTCATCCCGCCCGGCACGGATCTGATCGTCGCCGCGCACTGCCACGCGTTCATCTCCGGTCCGGTTCGCGAGCGGTCCAGGCTCGGCGCGATCGGTTACCACCCGAGCCTGTTGCCGCTCCACCGCGGCCGTGATGCGATCGCCTGGGCGCTGAGGTTCCGTGAGCGCGTGACCGGAGGCACCGTCTATTGGATGGACGATGGCGCGGACACCGGCCCGATCGCCGCCCAGCGGCACGTGCTCATTCAGCCCGACGATTGCCCGGCTGGTCTGTGGCGGCGCGCGTTGATGCCCCTCGGCCTGCTCCTGTTTTCCGAGGTGCTCGACGAGCTGGCGGCCGGCCGGATCGTGCGCGTTCCCCAGGACGAGCGGCTGGCAACTTGGGAGCCCTCGCTGGCCGGGCACGGTCGGTTGGGGGCCGTTTAGGGCGCGCAGTTCGCGCGCAGCGCGCACTTCTCCGGTCGAGTTCGAATTTACCGTAAGTCCTTATCGAATCGGGTTCGACGGGAATTCGTAGAAGTGCGCGCCGTCTAAAGT is part of the Humisphaera borealis genome and encodes:
- a CDS encoding phage Gp37/Gp68 family protein, coding for MGVTSIEWAHYTFNPWRGCTKVSDGCKFCYADRQSARNPKVLGIWGPNGTRAIGAEAYWKLPFKWNEEAKAAGERRRVFCASLADFFEGPETMPAEAVEDVRISRLRTFDIIDATPWLDWLLVTKRPENVREMWPGGYETPFASMPPVLTRRQNVWLLTSVEDQETADKRIPELLKCRDLSPVLGLSMEPMLGLVDLTKVAARNRDGVTYMINAVSGLHGVSRGPFLDWVIVGGESGANARPMHPNWVRHLCKQCLVCGVPFFFKQWGEFEPVTPLYHGRDDSAENGRGNLVQVDTAGRIWGDGDGQPNDLQTWLMERVGKKAAGRVLDGQTWDELALVVWS
- a CDS encoding DNA-binding domain-containing protein, which translates into the protein MTSAAGHLTIASSPTEGPGFPMPVSGVAVEGGSPRASGIAFISSAEAAERSGRNVGHVNRMCATVWFAQGLARQEKRGKARAGWYVSEEADPAFARVKMAADIGTDLRHLSERQRQNSAYRKQILDAWSAACTAAYQLGFDRNAATGRFVQQLLLGEVPAFRGESIKINRSTLYNWQRRYQAGGLAALADARGTQQAAEAAAKADDPFFARVKELYLTQNRPSLADCVKFASIDARKRGWPVHNYKACQRMIAAIPRQVVILMREGEKAHYDKCEPPIVRDYYGLRSNSIWCADHHTLDIQCAVPDGKGGMKHARPTLSGFEDLRSRMIVGWQISAAAPNADVILASFEAAAGECGLPDQVLIDNGKDFDSRTLQGVTKKERREGAAPDRVIGAFVLCGVNVAHAKPYAPKSKPIERAFGTVAKGFSKWWSTYTGGTTATKPEGLADAMKAGKAPTLEELRESFAEWLAAGYHDCVHTGHAMDGQTPREAFAANLDRKRTMERDLLSFACLPRYGPLKVGRQGVTWKGMFFGAFDSNVQALYGKQVLIAVGDNLSEGVYVLDLDGRLVCKAPPNLRLPFNADKETLREATKLQKQVRKLKKDYVDNRPKMALDPLQMLGELAAEKALAAQPKSEDPPPSIAPHRTAFDDQLPQIREAFETPARQAVGAESVPLPSRFSYESKTTGGDAGDQTAGPSLRDYLALRQREEES
- a CDS encoding AAA family ATPase; the encoded protein is MNDAKARDALIGRERIRGASRMIAEGTEAASVTPEQISQVAQDVELFVRAHKIDRKAVAKALGYSPGVISEFLKGGYAGNKGLVAIQLEQWLVEEEERRSRPTTTQFVWTNVAMEIKAAANYCLDYRKIGLVFGPDTAGLGKTTALRAIHQELGPRRSSLVTIDKVDANPTGLLKKISVGMHIEDRGSNRARFERIVEKLNGRSHLLLVDQVHNLREAKGDKPLYILADLYDATQTAQLWSGTADLVTYLDRQRSKAADESLAQIRSRIMPCIDLMAGVRHGGGDNGEPLVTIEQVVEMFAKNKLRLVPTTARFLCKLANLPDSGGIRLCVQIVEYATMMGEISGAKSIDVPLLQAAMRRSLLQSRAEALLSHTLNELPMRAARTA
- a CDS encoding phage protein GemA/Gp16 family protein: MPTNPQLKILHIAARQVGLIVGNDSVRWRLLLRNVGDVDSSKSLDNAGVEDVMAVMEDMGFIDIRGAGYWSGKVRRRNCACGERMARKIEQLAAGSRYALGAMCRRMSRNRTEYVGELTPREAWELIEAYKAANERDRVQPPLFDASPYRTSRKDAPPGATREEAGTDAGTGLSVQVQEDEEVPF
- a CDS encoding formyltransferase family protein codes for the protein MKIFVAGQQYFGAEVLRLCLANSFRVVGAFAPERSVGGQTDRLRAAAAEAGVPCSSELAPEVIPPGTDLIVAAHCHAFISGPVRERSRLGAIGYHPSLLPLHRGRDAIAWALRFRERVTGGTVYWMDDGADTGPIAAQRHVLIQPDDCPAGLWRRALMPLGLLLFSEVLDELAAGRIVRVPQDERLATWEPSLAGHGRLGAV